One part of the Musa acuminata AAA Group cultivar baxijiao chromosome BXJ1-5, Cavendish_Baxijiao_AAA, whole genome shotgun sequence genome encodes these proteins:
- the LOC135584157 gene encoding uncharacterized protein LOC135584157 isoform X1, whose amino-acid sequence MWRSSSYSRSLLRTLLGGSQRRIECRSVKHPILLWPPLAFLSSSSLYVAAGGVGGGSAAESITFVDAPKQKLERDGAEVIGYPQLLEGTGLGRFRDEAVACRMFHGPGAVLLFRTTVCSRPSKFVAGYCCENYATSSSSYSTYDGTMDGQVQMQNRLGAMMSLEKVCKVRDCNYSNLEEPVEKKVGKNISSVEKRKFLVNTLLDLKDSKEAVYGTLDAWVAWEHSFPLVTLKKALLVLEKEEQWHRVVQVIKWMLSKGQGTTMGTYEQLIRALEKDNRAEEAHRIWVQKISHDLHSVPWRFCDLMLSIYYRNNMLERLVKLFQELEAYDRKPPSKSVVRKVGDAYEVLGLLEKKNKLLEKYNDLFSEISDKTSRSSKRSKRVAGINGERTELNDDKISILLAKDVNFCTFPLSNNVIKWIST is encoded by the exons ATGTGGcgctcctcctcctactctcgaTCCCTCCTCCGCACCCTACTGGGCGGCTCGCAAAGGCGCATCGAGTGCCGCTCCGTGAAGCACCCGATCCTGCTGTGGCCCCCTCTTgctttcctctcctcctcctccctttacgTTGCGGCCGGAGGCGTGGGCGGCGGCTCGGCGGCGGAGTCGATTACGTTTGTGGATGCGCCGAAGCAGAAGCTGGAGCGGGACGGTGCGGAGGTGATCGGGTACCCGCAGCTCCTAGAGGGAACCGGGTTGGGGCGCTTCCGGGATGAGGCCGTCGCTTGCCGGATGTTCCACGGGCCCGGCGCCGTCCTCTTGTTCAGGACCACGGTCTGTTCCCGACCGAGTAAG TTTGTAGCAGGGTACTGTTGTGAGAATTATGCAACCAGCTCGTCTAGTTATTCTACATATGATGGAACAATGGATGGTCAGGTACAAATGCAAAATAGATTGGGAGCAATGATGTCTTTAGAG AAAGTTTGTAAAGTGCGTGATTGCAACTATTCTAATCTTGAAGAGCCAGTGGAGAAAAAAGTTGGGAAGAACATCTCATCAGTGGAGAAAAGAAAGTTCCTTGTTAACACG CTTCTTGACCTTAAAGATTCCAAAGAGGCTGTATATGGTACCCTTGATGCTTGGGTAGCATGGGAGCATAGCTTTCCTTTGGTTACACTCAAGAAGGCACTTCTTGTTCTTGAAAAGGAGGAACAGTGGCATCGAGTTGTACAG GTGATAAAATGGATGTTAAGCAAGGGCCAAGGAACAACAATGGGTACATATGAGCAATTAATACGTGCTTTAGAAAAGGACAACAGGGCTGAGGAGGCCCACAGAATTTGGGTGCAGAAGATTAGCCATGACTTGCATTCAGTCCCTTGGCGATTTTGTGATCTTATGCTTTCCATCTACTACAGAAATAACATGCTGGAGAGGCTTGTAAAG CTTTTCCAAGAACTTGAGGCATATGATCGAAAACCACCAAGTAAATCAGTTGTGAGAAAAGTAGGAGATGCATATGAAGTCCTTGGTTTATTGGAGAAAAAGAATAAACTATTGGAAAAATATAATGATCTATTCAGTGAGATTTCAGACAAAACTTCCCGGAGTTCTAAAAGATCCAAGAGAGTTGCAGGAATCAATGGTGAAAGAACAG